The Cryptomeria japonica chromosome 2, Sugi_1.0, whole genome shotgun sequence region CTTTTTGCATATTTACATCACTTCCTTTCTCCCCATCCATCTCATCTTTTCTTGAACTACCTTCCCTTAGTTTATCTCTTAATAGGAAATGTCTAGACTATTTGTTTATCAGTCCATTTATAAATTGATTCAATTTGCTAGAGTTTGAGACAATCTCTAAATCCTTATATACTACTAAATTTGTGTCAATTTTTACTTATATATTGGCTACATCCCCCAATTTTCCATTGATAAATTCTTCATCTATTCCTAACAGAGATCCTAGAGTATCTCCAATCTTTACTAACGCTTTTACACTCCAATATTGTGCTAGAATCCCTACTAAACTTAACCACATTGGTATTTTTTGGAAGTGGTATTTACTAGGGTTAAAATTTGGGGACAAATTTACTTATGAAAACTCACTCATTTGAAAAATATTGGACttcaatataatattttaattttaaaacttgAATCTACACATTCAAATAAGAAAAAGGAGTTTTAAAGAGGTCAAATACTTATCTTACTAGGAAAAGAGTTCCTCCACCATTCAATTATTTCATTCTTACAACCTCTCATGCCACACCACTTTACCATTAGTGCCTTTTCCTTCAGCCTACTCACATTTAATTTAGTGAGATTTGTTGGCATCACAAAAACCTTACTTACTAGGCTTTTCCTCATTTTTAGACTAGAATCTTGATTTATATCTTTCCTATTGGATCCCATCTTTTTCCACTTGTTTGGACCTCTGTTGGGGTTCTTCTCCCATATCCATTTGTGAATCAGGCACTCTAAATGAGACTATGGAGAAGAATACTTTCCCTCTAACTTTAATGGCCATTCTAAAGTGTTGATTCTATCCACATCTATTGGCTCTATTCTCTTCTTGTAACTGATACCCAACTTATTTGATAATTCTAAGTTTGAAACCTTAGTTCTTACTTCATTGCCAATAGGAATGTTGTTAGGCCTAGTAACAAATAATGGGACCAATGTTTTTCTACCCATTTTAAAGGATTGACTATTTTCATTAGTTCTCTTAAGAAAATCCATTCGATGGGGTCTAAGATTATCTTGTCCAATCCATCTCTAAGCATATTGCACTTCTCTACTCAAAATATCGGGGGGGGAGGGCTTGTTCTCACCAGTCCTCTCATTGGAAACTCTCTTAAAATAATATAACTTTTGGAATCGATCTTTCCTATCACACATCTAAGAATTTTGCACTGCAAACTGATCCACCTCTAagaaatttttagggccattaaaATTCTAACGATTTTTCAGCCCAGAATTTCACAGAGCCATTTTAAATTATTCCACATTAATAACATGTTAAGAATAGCATGGTTGATATATTTATAGGCAAGAACTATTTTTTACTTTCACATAATAGTTCTACAATATATTAGATTAAATGTAGGTAGAGTAGACCAACTTCCTTAATTAAGTTTTCTTTTATGTAGACGATATATCTACTTGTATATTATAATGGAAATAGTAAGAATAGGTAGAGTTGTATTTAGGAGACTTAAAAACCAAAATTTGGTCCTCCTAAGCATTTGAAGCTTATCTTTTTATTTGGACAATAGTTTTGAAGATTACAGAATATtgaatttaaatattgaatttaattcCTACATATCAACTATATATTTTTCTTATAGTTACTctaaactaaaaaattaaaatatatatttttattttttattttcaaataataatgtagttacttttttataaataattaagtaaataaaaatatataattttaaaatcacAATAATCAATTTCATTAACCATAAAATGATTTCACATTTAATGTGTACATATTCAAGACATTTTTAATTTGTTCAAGTTCATAGATAGTTTAAAGGAAATAGGTAGTTCATTATTCATTGTAGCAAATTTTCGTAACATATTCACTTAAAATATGTATGATGTAATTTGTACTTTTGTATATTGCCTAGTCTAATTGAGACAAATTGCACTTGAAACTCATTCACACATTTTACATCATATATAATGATATAgatactttaaaataaaataatttcattttctaTAACATTAAAGGATTTTACAAGATCTGGTAACAATTTAGGACATACATATTAGAAAAACAGTAAACAATTATTTATATAAACACCAATAtacatcaaaaaaaataaaaaaaattacacacTTTGATAATTCAAACTTACTAATCAAAAAGATCATTAAGACTCTTAACTACCTCACAACCTTTTAGCAAGGCACTTTTTATATAtcatatttgaaatataattgtcTTTTATTTTGATAAATAAAGCAAAATACTAGAAGTTTGAAAATAGCTAAAAATAGAGAAGAAACTCCTCCACTACACTTAAATGCCAGCAAATTGTTGTAGAGGTTCTTGTATTGCTTTTCCCTCTACCATTCTATACTTAACCATATCCCCAAACTTAAATGCCTTGTAGCGTTGTGGGTGTTTATCATCAACAAACTCGATTGGTGCTTTTATCTCCATTTCATCTGGGAAAAGATTAAAAATGCCCAAAGATAAACGAGATTGTTGTCTTTTCACCATCACTTGATGTTTGAGAGTACGAATCCTTCCATTACTCCAAGCCTAATTTCTCAAAAATCAttagaaaattttataaataaaaatttaaatcgaTCATGTAAAAAATTAGCTCATTCCATAAGAATTAATGTAATATAAAATCAGTTATTTAAGACCGGAAATTATTTTATGAATAAGTGTCTTTCATACTACTAAATAATACTTATTTAGAAAAATTTAGGTAAATACAAGATAACTAAATTGATTAGAGATATAAGAATAACAAACCCTAAACAATAGAAAAGATCACATCAATGTTTGAGAGAGCTATTTCAGTGTCACCTGAAAGGTATCGCCCGCCATGGCCACAAACGAGTTGGGGATGGGTTTCACGTCAATCCAATTGCCTTCCCTGTTGCAAACCTGTAACCCACCACACGAATCCTCATGTAGTATGGTAATACTATTCCCATCCGTATGAGCTGGGAGACCATTCGATTCAGTGGACAGCTCAGAAGACAAATCGTACAAATTCATACGGAAGATCCCCTTCCCATGGTCGAAGTGAGTAGCATAGTACTTGCTCACTCCAAAGCTCTCAAGAATTACTTGGTGCACTTTATTCAACAGTTCCATCATCTCACAGGTGTATTCTTCTATAGTCTCGCTGTCCCAAAAGCATGGACAATTCAGAGGAAActctaaaaaataaaagaaaagaaagcagccttaaaaagaaagaataaagaggCAGATTTCCTACCAGAAGTTTTGATTTCCTTGAGGCCACATGAGATGGGTGAAGTCTTTGATGGCCTGTGCATCACGAGTGATTGAGAGGGCGATACCCAGGCTTTCATAAAAGGGAACCCCAGCTATTCCACCTATATAACCAGCATAAGGAACGGGAGAGACGTTTTTTATCTTCGTCTCTGTGGAAA contains the following coding sequences:
- the LOC131062969 gene encoding 2-oxoglutarate-dependent dioxygenase AOP2-like, whose product is MAPAMGSYEGQAKLDDIPILDLSRCGEDNCLQTLREACQELGCFRIVNHGISPDLLLKADQACREVFKLSTETKIKNVSPVPYAGYIGGIAGVPFYESLGIALSITRDAQAIKDFTHLMWPQGNQNFCETIEEYTCEMMELLNKVHQVILESFGVSKYYATHFDHGKGIFRMNLYDLSSELSTESNGLPAHTDGNSITILHEDSCGGLQVCNREGNWIDVKPIPNSFVAMAGDTFQAWSNGRIRTLKHQVMVKRQQSRLSLGIFNLFPDEMEIKAPIEFVDDKHPQRYKAFKFGDMVKYRMVEGKAIQEPLQQFAGI